The genomic stretch atgcaccaatcagggccgggGGGGCCCCCCAGTTAGACaccccgtccccccccccccgcccggGGGGGGCCCGGGGGGGGGTCTAACTGTACGTATACACTGCCGCCGACTTGAGCAGCAAAGAAGCTCTGGCCAAGACAAGGACGCTTATCAAAAAATACGGGGAAGCTTTTTGACGCTCTGGCTGCTCTGACGGCACGGCCAATACactgacactagaaaccttttatTAATTACATATATAACGACAGGATTGTTAGCTTGTTGGTCGCATTTGTCTGTGTCTAGCAGCCGCCAGACTCTAACCTCAATTTACCCGTGAAGGACGTCACTGTGAGGGACCGCTTACAGACGATGTGGCCGGCAGGTAACGCTAACTTGTCCCTAGGTCCAAACAACAATAGATCATAAATTATAGGTAACCCAGCAACGGCTTTTCCTCCATTTTTTcagaattaatgttttggtaggaaccaAAGTTTACATTGTCTGTTTCTCTGGGATCAGCCAGCATGAAGGAAGTCTATTTTCCAATTGGTTGCTGTTTGCCTCTGAAACACGTCATAGCTCGTTaccaaaaagccaaaaaaaaacataatttctacTTTCTAATTGACACtcaaaatgcctaaaatgcccGAAACGCACTGCTCAGACACACGCATTTCATTGCTTCCTCCCCCGTGCACGAGCTGCGGATAGGTTATTCCTCTCATCTCCCCCTTTTCACACGCTCCATCGCGCAAAGCTCTCCCTTgtgagggggaggggggcttAGGAGACagttttgggctttagcaggggggggggggggggggggggggggggggggggggggggcgactgAGTAGTTGTCAATGTTCACATTCTTTGGCTAAATTGATCTTCagaatcctacctacagcacctctAATGTGTGGATTATTTCCTGAATGAATGGATTAGTAGTCTGGTCTCTAAAACGTGGATcggtgtttcccaaaaagcccaagatgacgtcctcaaatgtcttgttttgtcctcaactcaaagatattcagtctactgtcccagaggagagaagagactagaagatattcacatgtATCAAGCTGACATCACACAAGTTCACCTGTTTTTACATAAAGAAATGACTCGATTATTAGAATAGTTATagacaactaatcaattcaaCTGTGCAGCTGTGATCCCAGCTGTTATTTGTCCCGTAGCGTCTGGTCGTCCCACCTGTGTGCGTGCGCAGGTGAGCCTTCAGGTGCGAGCTCTTGAAGTACGTCTTCTTGCAGCCAGGGAAGTTGCAGACGTAGTTCCGTCTGCGGGAGAAGTCAGCCTGCGAGGTGCCGCCACCGCCGGCCGCTGACATCGGCATGAAGAGGGGAGCCGGGGCCAGGGGGAGAAGCTTGGTGTTGCCCAGGGTTACGACGGTTTGTTGGCCGGGCGGCGTCTGCGACACGGACGCCTGCGGGACCACGAACATCACGGTGCCCTGCGGCATGGCCGAGCCCACCAGCAGAGGCTGGGCGTGAGTTTGCATCTGCACCGGCGCCTGGAGGAAGGCGGAGATCATCCCCGTACGGCTGCTCACCGGGAACACCTGGCAGAGAACCGGCGAGGAAGAGGAAGCGGACGAGGAAGACAGCGGCGAGGAGTGAGGCGGAGACgctggagagggaggagaggacgAGCTGCCTGGAGACGCAGGAGCGCCGTCCTTCTCCTCTGGAAGAGTCCCCGGCGTGGAGGTTTCTGTCGGCTGCGTGGCGGAGGGTGGCAGTGGCGGAGGAATGCTGAGGCTGTCGGCAGTGTGGCGGATAACGCTGGTGACCATCGCTCTGCCGGGGGAAGCCACGCACGACGACTCTGTCTGAGGTGGAAGCAGCGTTACTATAGTAACACTAGCAAACACACTCTACAAGCTAACTCAAACTAAATGAACTGTATTAATAATAAACCTTGGGTGGAGGTGTGGACGTcgctgaggaagaggagggtggAGGCAGGCAGGTGTAGGAGTCACCGAGGAGGAGGGGGGCAGGGCCTGGTAAGACGGGCCGAGACGCCGCCGGGTTTAGGGCCGCGGAGGACGAGGACGTGGCGGTGGCTTCGGTGAAGCTTGGACTGTGAGGTGGAGTCATACACTGAGGGAAGAAGGAAGACCATCAAGCCCTCGGCCATTATCTCTTGGTCTAATACTTGGAAGAACGAAacaagttacacacacacacacacacacacacagaaacacatacagacagacacacac from Etheostoma cragini isolate CJK2018 chromosome 18, CSU_Ecrag_1.0, whole genome shotgun sequence encodes the following:
- the klf11a gene encoding Krueppel-like factor 11a, whose product is MLSSCQVERGAGRVAAAAMELKPCVEYHDLEAAEALVSMSFWGQRTHKPRPLTPTSDSCDSIHLHPEGGELIALSSLCMTPPHSPSFTEATATSSSSAALNPAASRPVLPGPAPLLLGDSYTCLPPPSSSSATSTPPPKTESSCVASPGRAMVTSVIRHTADSLSIPPPLPPSATQPTETSTPGTLPEEKDGAPASPGSSSSPPSPASPPHSSPLSSSSASSSSPVLCQVFPVSSRTGMISAFLQAPVQMQTHAQPLLVGSAMPQGTVMFVVPQASVSQTPPGQQTVVTLGNTKLLPLAPAPLFMPMSAAGGGGTSQADFSRRRNYVCNFPGCKKTYFKSSHLKAHLRTHTGEKPFSCHWDGCDKKFARSDELSRHRRTHTGEKKFVCTVCDRRFMRSDHLTKHARRHKTNKRSAVSWSAETRDANKVAQPTGQNRGPALPVGMLVSTAN